One Elaeis guineensis isolate ETL-2024a chromosome 10, EG11, whole genome shotgun sequence genomic window carries:
- the LOC140852175 gene encoding two-component response regulator ORR24-like, whose protein sequence is MTVEESGRSKGKEAETIDKFPAGMRVLAVDDDSTCLKLLENLLLRCHYDVTTTSQAIVALKLLRENKDKFDLVISDVHMPDMDGFKLLELVGLEMDLPVIMLSANGDTKAVMKGITHGACDYLLKPIRIEELKNIWQHVVRRKKLYSRYQNKGESSLKAQLPNSEGVQGPHDRSDELNRKRKGQMEEDEVDSEENTHENEDSSTQKKPRVVWSIELHRKFVAAVNQLGIDKAVPKKILSLMNVEKLTRENVASHLQKYRLYLKRLSTVANQQTHMATILGGRNSYINMSSLDGFRNFHTLRGSRQLPTLASFQPNGLLGTMNSSTAFGMHGLVPSQTVQLGCTQNTRSYLFNDLRKLQGISQPGNHQGNSIQGMPTSMGLGQLQQLRVVQEANNILPSGLSGSGPTNGVFSNSFANMTNNTLSVQANKGQTQAGESGSYSSVRMPSSSLDPFEYCFGDSSHFPDLVRWDDTWQDALPSTDYCASTLPISVPFSNNCSSTNNIGASISQIISNMDGDICCQPSLHVSVAHMHDLVIGNDVHGQVSSVGRSMMPIPIGANEDTKLSDFGSSDKSKQKFEDRKQNCSSNPIPNRTLSNGIGNKKMDTDVIDQTVLDAPGLAQDCSIDKSRADGQLTCKDEDALESTKSHCDFNSTDCSYDGLVNAMIKPPASVYVPVSLLVYGMSLMMSNSWMEISDVNVNMEVKLFSLRTDGSLVIGADVATIAVVTALILNVNSLATH, encoded by the exons atgacagtagaAGAGAGCGGGAGAAGCAAGGGGAAGGAAGCGGAAACCATAGACAAGTTCCCTGCGGGCATGCGCGTTCTCGCCGTCGATGATGATTCCACTTGCCTCAAGTTGTTGGAGAATCTTCTCCTGCGCTGCCATTATGATG TTACAACAACCAGTCAGGCAATCGTTGCTTTGAAGCTGTTGAGGGAGAATAAAGACAAGTTTGATCTGGTTATCAGTGATGTCCACATGCCAGACATGGATGGTTTCAAGCTTTTGGAGCTTGTGGGCCTCGAAATGGACCTCCCTGTTATTA TGCTGTCTGCAAATGGTGATACCAAAGCTGTGATGAAGGGGATAACTCATGGTGCTTGTGACTATCTGTTGAAGCCCATCCGGATTGAGGAGCTTAAGAACATTTGGCAGCATGTGGTTAGGAGGAAAAAGTTATATTCAAGATATCAGAATAAAGGGGAGAGTAGTCTGAAGGCCCAACTTCCTAATTCCGAAGGTGTGCAGGGGCCTCATGATCGTAGTGATGAGCTTAACAGGAAGAGGAAGGGTCAGATGGAAGAAGATGAAGTAGATTCTGAAGAAAACACACATGAGAATGAAGATTCCTCCACCCAGAAGAAGCCAAGGGTCGTTTGGTCCATTGAGCTGCATCGCAAATTTGTTGCTGCAGTTAATCAATTGGGCATTGACA AGGCTGTACCCAAGAAGATACTCAGTCTCATGAATGTTGAGAAGCTAACAAGAGAAAATGTTGCAAGCCATCTACAG AAGTACAGGCTCTACCTGAAAAGGCTCAGTACTGTGGCAAACCAGCAAACTCACATGGCCACCATTTTAGGAGGTAGAAACTCCTATATTAATATGAGTTCATTAGATGGTTTTAGAAATTTTCATACACTGAGGGGATCTAGACAGCTACCAACTCTTGCATCTTTTCAACCAAATGGATTACTTGGTACAATGAATAGTTCAACTGCATTTGGAATGCATGGTTTGGTACCTTCTCAGACTGTTCAACTTGGCTGCACCCAGAACACCAGAAGCTATCTTTTTAATGATCTCAGGAAGCTTCAGGGCATTAGTCAACCAGGAAACCATCAAGGAAATTCAATTCAGGGGATGCCAACTTCTATGGGACTAGGTCAGCTGCAACAACTCAGGGTAGTGCAGGAAGCAAACAACATATTGCCTTCTGGTTTGTCTGGCAGTGGACCGACCAATGGTGTTTTCAGCAACTCTTTTGCTAATATGACAAACAATACTTTGTCAGTACAAGCAAATAAGGGGCAGACGCAGGCTGGGGAATCAGGCAGTTATTCTTCTGTTAGAATGCCTTCCTCTAGCTTAGACCCTTTTGAGTATTGTTTTGGGGACTCTTCTCACTTTCCTGATCTTGTTAGATGGGATGACACTTGGCAAGATGCTCTTCCATCAACTGATTATTGTGCAAGCACTTTGCCTATAAGTGTCCCTTTTAGTAATAACTGTTCTTCTACCAACAACATTGGAGCCAGTATTTCTCAAATTATATCAAATATGGATGGTGATATTTGTTGTCAACCTTCTCTCCATGTTTCAGTAGCACATATGCATGACTTGGTGATAGGAAATGATGTGCATGGCCAAGTCAGCTCAGTTGGTAGGAGCATGATGCCCATTCCAATAGGTGCTAACGAAGACACAAAGTTATCAGACTTTGGAAGCTCAGACAAATCTAAACAGAAATTTGAGGATCGGAAACAGAACTGTAGCTCTAATCCTATTCCTAATCGGACATTGAGCAATGGCATTGGCAATAAAAAGATGGACACAGATGTGATTGATCAAACAGTGCTTGATGCTCCAGGCCTTGCACAAGACTGCAGTATTGACAAGTCAAGAGCTGATGGCCAGCTGACTTGCAAGGATGAAGATGCACTGGAAAGCACAAAGTCGCATTGTGATTTTAACTCTACTGATTGCAGCTATGATGGACTTGTGAATGCCATGATTAAACCG CCTGCATCTgtt TATGTTCCAGTTTCATTGTTAGTTTATGGAAT